gttttctctgaatgagagcacagaataatttcacataattgtgcagtaaatattctagtctacaagactgcttactctaaactcttgttcaggcacattcagtctggttttagattcgtatttcagctacatttgtttctctaaaacctactaaccacacataatatttatttctacaaaacagatgtcagggcatgtcaaaacatctcaggggtcccaaaacccctgagggttaactacaggtatagtatgagcagtgtgaaacagAATTACTGATAAACCATAATTCCTGTTATCTGGGGTTTAGTAtcacccagggttaacatgttcaagcatgaaaagctctaatatgaaactgtctgactgtagttattgtagagtagagaatcatttacctcagtgtctccagtttacagttcacagtcttcagtccatcagagagaagcttcactcctgaatcctgcaggtcattgttactcaggtccagctctctcagcacacagtttgaggattgtagagctgaagacaaactctcacagcactgaacagtgagtttaCAGCACTGTAGTCTGTGTAGAGGACAGTAAAAGACACTGTattattgtgtgtgagtgtgatgtaATTATTGAAGTGTCCATAATGAGTGATTCCTCCTCATAGGGAAAAGGAAAAGACTCCTTTAACTATTCAGAGTTGCTTTAATTGTCACATGGAGGAAGATCAAacatttgtatttcattattacataaaCTTTATAAAGATGGGCTGAACATCTGCAGAAACACAGCTCATTTAGAGATGCCCCAAAAACACCAAAGAACACCAATCAATGATCATTTCAGCAGAAATTACACTAAAGAGCAATATTATATCTGATATAAACAGGGTTTCTCATATTTGACTTCACATTACATATGaaatattcacaataaataaacagaaataaaacacatcacaGCATATGCTCATTACCTCATCAGACTTTACAGCATTTCACAATGGAAAAGTCATTTGTGGCAGCATTTatttgatggaaatgtttttattttacctcagtgtgtccagtttacagtgttgactcttcagtccatcagagagaagcttcactcctgaatcctgcaggtcattgttactcaggtccagctctctcagcacacagtttgaggattgtagagctgaagacaaactctcacagcactgaacagtgagtttacagtcctgtagcctgtgtagaggacaaagagCAACACAATCACAGTAAGAAATGAGCAGTGTTGAGTGTTCATGAGTCCAGTCTACAGCGATAAAAGCAACACtggaaataaactatatatatatatatactgctcaaacaataaagggaacactaaaataacacatcctagatctgaatgaatgaaatattatcATTAAATACAAGGAGTCACACTCAAAACTGTAGTGAATTACAGGAATTGCTGACATACTACAGACACATGAGCGTTTTCAGAACAagaatattatttcatttaaatctgctcttttatttatttattcatttatttaattattgaaagTACATTAAACTTAACTAAAGCTGTATTTCCCCATTTATATGACTGTACtgaattattgaacagattattaataactaatcagagagcattttactgagctcagtgtaaagtttagtgtttaggcctacagtaaatgtaatattacAGGCATGTCTGCAGCGAGACGGCAATACTGTGTCTAAAATTACACTATTTCTctgatcagaaaacaaacacaattatccaagagcaacactgtgttagatttgagcaaatacacatcaacaaatgtcctattcagctggaggagcacagggatttacagggatttgagttattttccaggataaactgtaaagcaaatgaagtagattattaaataagtacaaatgttgtttgtgtgagtaaaaagtcaagaaaagtttgttaaatacgtttagaaatgctgaaataaatgagcaaataaggaaACAGAACACTGTCGCCGCGTCCCCATGCAGTAATATGGTGTATCAGCGATCTCACAGGGGGACGATATGGCCAGCTAAAGATTTTCTGTTAAAGCAGGGCAGTGATTCACTAAACTGATCTGAGTCTTCAGTGCAGACTGATGTGTGTCTTCTGTGATCAATCAATGAATACTCACAgagctcttctgcagtttctcacaGCTGCTGTCAGTCTCTGTTTTCCCTTAGCTGATGTGTTGAATTTATTACAGTCTAACTCATCCAGCGGCTCCTCTGACATCTCAATCATGTAGgagattgttgagcagtgagcaggagagagttcctcctctgagtgtttgtctgatttcacaaactcctgaatctctctggccagagtctgatctttcacctccagcagacagaggaacagattgatggatctttcagctgAGAGAGGGTCATGTCTCTTCTTCTGTAACCGTCTAATGCGTCTTTTAGCTGAGGGAGGGTCATCATCCCTCTTGATCTCgtctttaatgtactgtgtgattctcctgatgttctctgagttctcctctgtgtgtgtcagcagatcctggaagagtctctgattggactccagtgagacgcccagcaggaaccgcaggaacagatccagatgaccattACTACTCCTGACAGCTTTAACTACTGCTGAACTGAGCAGAACATACAGAGAGTTCTCAGAGCTGGACTGTAGATATTGATTATATGAATATTCTCTCTCATAAATCACCCTCAGcggttctctgttctctgttaaatggcagtaaaacacaaagaaagcagccagaaactcctgaaagctgagatggatgaagctgtagactttcctctgatgaatcacagattcctccttgaagatctcagtgcagatcccagaatacactgaggcgtcagtgacgtctatgccgctctcaatcaggtcctcctcatagaacatcacattgcccttcatcagctgtctgaaagccacttcagcaagtttgaggaTCACTCCGCTGTTGGACTGCAagagtttctctggatctctctcttcatacttctgcttcctcatgttgatctgaatcagcaggaagtggatgtacatctcagtcatagtttgagggatttctgcactcacatcttcttccaggagcttctgaagcacagtggaggagatccagcagaagacgggtatgtggcacatgatctggaggcttcttgctcttctgatgtgggagatgattctgctggcttgatgctcgtcgctgattctcttcctgaaatattcctccttctgaggctcagtgaatccctgaatctctgtcagacgcttgatgtatctggaggggatctgatgggctgctgctggtctggaggtgatccagatgagagcagagggaagcagatctcctttcaggaggctccgcatcaacacagccactgatgaagattcagtcacagcacaaactttctcctcatctgaaaagttgagtgtgattctgctttcatccagaccatcaaagatgaacacaactctacactgctcataaatcttgggctccagatcttcaagttcaggatgaaagtccagcagaagtctgtgaaaactgtactgatgatctctgatcaagttcagctctcgaaatggaagcacaaacatgaaatctacatcctgattggcttttccatcggcccagtccagaataaacttctgcacagagacggttttcccgattccagcgatgcctttagtgagaacagtcttgatctgggctttctccttctccatcttctcctcatgtcctgctccagctgaggctttaaagatgtcattgcagtagactgGAGTGTGTTGTGAGGGTTTTGTTCTGCCTCgtttctccatctgtaaaacctcatgttcttcattcactccttcactctctccttctatgatgtagagctgtgtgtagatcctgttcaggagggtttgagtctctccatggttgattccctcaaataatctctcatacttgttcttcatgctggtttggtgctgctctttgactctctggagttcatcatgttctggttggagtgaatcctgctgcaggtctccagtctgatcatctctatccacactgcaggaacaacaacaacacaaagaatCAATGAGTGTGAGGGTAAAGATTCTCTAGTGAAGCCATGTGTGTTTTCTTTGAACCAGCTAAGACACACTACACAGATTTAATCAGATTTAacttaaacaccacacactgatcactttaaacaccacacactgatcactttaaacaccgcacactgatcactgtaaacaccacacactgatcactttaaacaccgcacactgatcactttaaacaccacacactgatcactttaaacaccacacactgatcactgtaaacaccacacactgatcactttaaacacagcacactgatcactctaaacaccacacactgatcactttaaacaccacacactgatcactttaaacaccgcacactgatcactttaaaccccgcacactgatcactttaaacaccacacactgatcactttaaacaccacacactgatcactttaaacaccgcacactgatcactttaaaccccgcacactgatcactgtaaacaccacacactgatcactttaaacactacacactgatcactttaaacaccacacactgatcactttaaacaccacacactgatcatcactttaaacaccacacactgatcactgtaaacaccacacactgatcactttaaacaccacacagtGATCATCACTTTAAacaacacacactgatcactgtaaacacgacacactgatcactgtaaacaccacacactgatcactttaaacacagcacactgatcactctaaacaccacacactgatcactttaaacaccacacactgatcactgtaaacaccacaaattgatcactgtaaacaccacacactgatcactgtaaacaccacacactgatcactttaaacacagcacactgatcactctaaacaccacacactgatcactttaaacaccacacactgatcactgtaaacaccacaaattgatcactgtaaacaccacacactgatcactgtaaacaccacacactgatcactgtaaacaccacacactgatcactgtaaacaccacacactgatcacacatCTACTGTTCAAAATGCTGTAAACATTTAACAgtgtttgtcatttaataaatgcagcacttcaataatttaatttaatttattcacaaTTATGCTGGATGCTCACTAAagacatttaaaatcttttaagaTGAAAATGTGAGAGAGCACAAGCATGAGGACTGAAGCTCCTAGATGACCTGTTCAGCTGCTATAGTGTGTAACATGGTAATGTTGTTTCTTTTACTGTATAATTTTCTGTTCTCGTGTTCCTCTGAATATTGTATTCTGCTGTCTGTAGTTCTGAGGGTTGTTGTGATCTTATACTTGTTAAATGTTTTACCATCAATAAGAAAATAATGATTCTCTGTCATCTCTGCTGTCTAAATCTGTCTGACTGAATATAGT
The Danio rerio strain Tuebingen ecotype United States chromosome 4, GRCz12tu, whole genome shotgun sequence genome window above contains:
- the LOC103910514 gene encoding NACHT, LRR and PYD domains-containing protein 3-like isoform X2 produces the protein MEDTHTDQDLSTGCSSVHQKRAEAEPSCVTMKSDWSMDHPIKFKSENTRPAVSSVHQKRAEAEPSCVSMKSDASMMQPMTFKSENTRPAVSVDRDDQTGDLQQDSLQPEHDELQRVKEQHQTSMKNKYERLFEGINHGETQTLLNRIYTQLYIIEGESEGVNEEHEVLQMEKRGRTKPSQHTPVYCNDIFKASAGAGHEEKMEKEKAQIKTVLTKGIAGIGKTVSVQKFILDWADGKANQDVDFMFVLPFRELNLIRDHQYSFHRLLLDFHPELEDLEPKIYEQCRVVFIFDGLDESRITLNFSDEEKVCAVTESSSVAVLMRSLLKGDLLPSALIWITSRPAAAHQIPSRYIKRLTEIQGFTEPQKEEYFRKRISDEHQASRIISHIRRARSLQIMCHIPVFCWISSTVLQKLLEEDVSAEIPQTMTEMYIHFLLIQINMRKQKYEERDPEKLLQSNSGVILKLAEVAFRQLMKGNVMFYEEDLIESGIDVTDASVYSGICTEIFKEESVIHQRKVYSFIHLSFQEFLAAFFVFYCHLTENREPLRVIYEREYSYNQYLQSSSENSLYVLLSSAVVKAVRSSNGHLDLFLRFLLGVSLESNQRLFQDLLTHTEENSENIRRITQYIKDEIKRDDDPPSAKRRIRRLQKKRHDPLSAERSINLFLCLLEVKDQTLAREIQEFVKSDKHSEEELSPAHCSTISYMIEMSEEPLDELDCNKFNTSAKGKQRLTAAVRNCRRALLQDCKLTVQCCESLSSALQSSNCVLRELDLSNNDLQDSGVKLLSDGLKSQHCKLDTLRLQCCKLTVQCCESLSSALQSSNCVLRELDLSNNDLQDSGVKLLSDGLKTVNCKLETLRLSGCMVTEEGCGFLSSALTSNPSHLRELDLSYNHPGDSGVKLLSEQLEDPNYTLDKLNLDHGGHTRITAGLHKYVCFLTLDPNTAHTQLILSEENREVKSVRENQPYPDHPHRFNGYYPQVLCRESVCGRCYWEIDWSGDYGVWISVSYKSIWRKGSVECEFGHNTQSWSLSCSSSSFSFSHNDTHTDLPVKPLSRRIGVFVDHSAGTLIFYNIYRDTMSLIHSVQTTFTEPLCAGFWLDYSGSSVKLS
- the LOC103910514 gene encoding protein NLRC3-like isoform X3: MKSDASMMQPMTFKSENTRPAVSVDRDDQTGDLQQDSLQPEHDELQRVKEQHQTSMKNKYERLFEGINHGETQTLLNRIYTQLYIIEGESEGVNEEHEVLQMEKRGRTKPSQHTPVYCNDIFKASAGAGHEEKMEKEKAQIKTVLTKGIAGIGKTVSVQKFILDWADGKANQDVDFMFVLPFRELNLIRDHQYSFHRLLLDFHPELEDLEPKIYEQCRVVFIFDGLDESRITLNFSDEEKVCAVTESSSVAVLMRSLLKGDLLPSALIWITSRPAAAHQIPSRYIKRLTEIQGFTEPQKEEYFRKRISDEHQASRIISHIRRARSLQIMCHIPVFCWISSTVLQKLLEEDVSAEIPQTMTEMYIHFLLIQINMRKQKYEERDPEKLLQSNSGVILKLAEVAFRQLMKGNVMFYEEDLIESGIDVTDASVYSGICTEIFKEESVIHQRKVYSFIHLSFQEFLAAFFVFYCHLTENREPLRVIYEREYSYNQYLQSSSENSLYVLLSSAVVKAVRSSNGHLDLFLRFLLGVSLESNQRLFQDLLTHTEENSENIRRITQYIKDEIKRDDDPPSAKRRIRRLQKKRHDPLSAERSINLFLCLLEVKDQTLAREIQEFVKSDKHSEEELSPAHCSTISYMIEMSEEPLDELDCNKFNTSAKGKQRLTAAVRNCRRALLQDCKLTVQCCESLSSALQSSNCVLRELDLSNNDLQDSGVKLLSDGLKSQHCKLDTLRLQCCKLTVQCCESLSSALQSSNCVLRELDLSNNDLQDSGVKLLSDGLKTVNCKLETLRLSGCMVTEEGCGFLSSALTSNPSHLRELDLSYNHPGDSGVKLLSEQLEDPNYTLDKLNLDHGGHTRITAGLHKYVCFLTLDPNTAHTQLILSEENREVKSVRENQPYPDHPHRFNGYYPQVLCRESVCGRCYWEIDWSGDYGVWISVSYKSIWRKGSVECEFGHNTQSWSLSCSSSSFSFSHNDTHTDLPVKPLSRRIGVFVDHSAGTLIFYNIYRDTMSLIHSVQTTFTEPLCAGFWLDYSGSSVKLS